CTCCGCCCTTCGGGCTAACGCCGGAAATGAGTGTGGCGGATCCCTCCGCGCTCCCCGGCGGCGGACGGGAGTGACCCTTTGATCTTAAAAGCCTTGTAAAGTAGTGCGCCTTTTTCTTGAGGCCGTAAATAAAACAATTCATTCTCTCTTCACAGCTACGCCCTAGACTTAAAAGTCGGAGATTGGAAACGGTAGGGGCGTCGAATAGATGGCAATGCGTGGGTGGGAGGAGCGAGTCACGTGACCGTGGCGGAAGGATGTGGTCCGTGATACGGCCTTACAGGGAGCAGAGTTTATAAAGGACCCGCGCTCGGCGTCTCGCCgccattttttcttcttctgcctaAATGTGGTTTCTTCGTGCGAGTGCGTGCCTTCTTTTCTCCGCTCCCGCAGGGTTCGCGGCCACCATGGCGTATTAGAGGCAGCAGTGCCTGCGGCAGCATTGGCTTttgcagcagcggcagcagcaccAGGCTCTGCAGCGGCACCCCCCAGCGGCTTAAGCCATGGCGTAAGTACTGGGCCTGCGCCGCTCTGGCCGTGCGCCCCCGGGTCGGTGAGGGGTTTCTGCCTGCTTGGGCGCGGCCGGCGGCTGGGCGGCTTCGCGGAGGCGGGAGCGGTTTTACGAGCGCCCGGGACGCGTGGCCCCTGCTTGGGTGTCCCCAAAACGCTGGCGCTTTTGGGTCGGGAGCCTTCGGCAGCCCCGGCCCCCCCGAACCCGCCGGGTTCCACTTGGCGCCCCGCGAAACGTGGCAGCAGCCAAGATGGCGGCGTGGCAGGGCGGCGGCCGCGGCGTGAGTCATGGGGGGGGCGTGGGCGGGGCCGGGCGTCCAGAGCCGGATTTGGACATGCGGGTGGGGCGGCTTCCCCTTCTGGCCGGTTGGGGAACGGCCGGGCGTCCATCTTGTGCAGCCTGATGGACGCGAGGGTGACACGATGGCTCTGGGGCCACGTGGTCCCGATTCTCAACACCGAATGGAGTTCTGTTTTGGCCATCTTGCCTTATGGATGAAAAAATGAAGTTCTTAAGCCAGCTGATCTTTAATGGGACTTGGTTTCTGATTCGTATTCAGGCTTTTCACGGCATTCAGCAGCAGCGTTGCTGTAACCGACAAAGACACCTTCGAATTAAGCACATTCCTCGATTCCACCAAAACCTCGCAACATGGCCGAGATGAGCTTCCTGAGCAGCGAGGTGTTGGTGGGGGACTTCATGTCCCCCTTCGACCAGTCGGGTTTGGGGGCTGAAGAGAGCCTGGGTCTCCTAGATGACTACCTGGAGGTGGCCAAGCACTTCAAACCTCATGGGTTCTCTGGCGACAAGGCTAAGGCGGGCTTCTCCGAATGGCTGGCTGTGGATGGGTTGGTCAGTGCCTCAGATAACGGCAAGGGTGAGTGGGCTTCTTTTATCTGATGGTGGGATCTGGTGATAGTCTTGTACATTTGACTCATTGGTTCCAACTCTCTTTAATCTTTTGCAGAGGATGCTTTCTCTGGGACAGATTGGATGGTGGAGAAAATGGATCTGAAGGAGTTTGATTTTAATGCTCTGTTGGGTATAGATGATCTGGAAACCATGCCAGATGAGCTTTTGGCCACGTTGGATGACACGTGTGATCTTTTTGACCCCCTACTCCAGGAGGCTAATAAGGAGCCCCCCCAGATAGTGAACCCAATAGGCCATCTTCCGGAAAGTTTGCCAACAACTGACCAGGGTGCCCCTTTCACTTTCTTAcagcctcttcccctctccccaggggcCCTGTCCTCCACTCCAGATCATTCTTTTACTTTAGAGCTATGCAGTGAAGTGGTGATCTCTGAAGAAGATAGGAAGCCGGACTCCACTGCTTACGTTACGGTGCACCCTCAGTGCGTAAAGGAAGAGGATGCCCCCTCAGATAATGATAGTGGCATCTGTATGAGCCCTGACTCCTATCTGGGCTCTCCCCAGCATAGCCCCCCTACCTCAAGGGGCTCTCCGAATAGAAGCCTGCTATCTCCAGGTGCCCCTGGTGGCTCTGCCCGCCCCAAACCCTACGATCCTCCTGGAGAGAAGATGATAGCAGCAAAAGTAAAGGGTGAGAAACTAgataagaaactgaagaaaatggaGCAGAACAAGACAGCAGCCACTAGATATCGCCAGAAGAAGAGGGCAGAGCAGGAGGCCCTCACTGGTGAATGTAAAGAGctagaaaagaagaatgaggcTCTGAAAGAGAAGGCAGATTCCTTGGCCAAGGAGATCCAGTATCTGAAAGATTTAATAGAAGAGGTCCGCAAGGCAAGGGGGAAGAAGAGGATCCCCTAGTTAGGGTAGTCAGGAGGGTGTGTGCTTGTACATAGGAGGCTAGTGCTGAAGCTGtgtgttttaataaattattttgtagtGAAAGTACTTCTGTAGACTGCTATGTCTGGTTTCTTGTCTTTGGTAAAGAGCCCAGTCAATCCTCAGAAGCAGCATTTTGCTGTGGGGTTCGTTGTCAGGACTTGAAATTTAAGTCCagagtcaaattttttttttttttccctgacacTGTAGGGCTGTATGTCAGGATCACTGATGACTTCAGTTGGACCCCTGAGACAGGGAGTTGGGCTAGATCCCCCCTAGTAGGTGGCTGGATAATTTCCCCAGGACCAAAAACTTTGACTCGATGTTAACTACCCTTGGGTGCGAGTGAGGCTGGGGGATTTTAGCCTAAGGAACAGGGCGGCAGAGAAGAGCCTGGGCTCCACCTGTTCCCTCATGATTGTTGCTTTGTGCCAACATTAAGTACCCAGATAAGGCCCCACAGTCTGAGCTGGGCACACAAGGGGATTAGGTTTCACTGATCTGCTGCAATTCTGTAGAGACCTTCCCAGAAGGGTCTATTTAGGGAAAGATGTCTTAGTTTTTGCTGGAACAAACGGAAGAGCAGGCCCCAAAGCCTGGCTGGTTCCTAGGCTTCCCTGGCTGGCACCTTGGCAAGCTGGAAGGCCTGCCATCCCTGATGTCGGGATGGAAGGGCACTGGAGCCACGCTGCCTTATTGCAATCCTGGCTGGTAACTTACTTTATTGCAAGATAAGGCAGACATCTCTCGTTGAGTACAAGAGTCTGAACCCAGCCTGGGCAGGTTTCTTGTGTCCTTTAGGGCCTGTTGAGGGAGAACCAGTTTTCCATTGTGAAAGACAATGTAGACGAGTGGCTGGGATGTGGGTGATGCAAATGtggcaccaggcactgttctaaacactgcCCGCAGTCCCTGTGGTGACCCCGTCACAGGTTTTGCGGCAGAGGGCATTTGGAGAAGTTGTAGAGCCTGTTTGAACCCAGGGTTATGGGCTTTTGCCTGTTCTGCTCCCTGTGGTGGGGCCGGTATTTCCCTGACCTGCTTCCTGATGCCTAACGGTAATGTGGGAGAAGTAATGGGGGTGGCCCAGATGGGAATGCTTCCCCAAGGCACCAAGGGAGTAGGTGTCACATGTGGACCTTGGACCTGGTGATCTTCAAGGTCTTAACTGCCCTGAGCTGGGCTTCGAAGGACAGGGAAAGTTGTGCACTAGAATGGGGAAGAGCACCCTGAGAAGAAGCCTCGGAGGTGGGGACGAATGGGCACACAGTCCCACCCACCTCCAAGAGggctcccaggccccagct
The genomic region above belongs to Balaenoptera musculus isolate JJ_BM4_2016_0621 chromosome 10, mBalMus1.pri.v3, whole genome shotgun sequence and contains:
- the ATF4 gene encoding cyclic AMP-dependent transcription factor ATF-4 → MAEMSFLSSEVLVGDFMSPFDQSGLGAEESLGLLDDYLEVAKHFKPHGFSGDKAKAGFSEWLAVDGLVSASDNGKEDAFSGTDWMVEKMDLKEFDFNALLGIDDLETMPDELLATLDDTCDLFDPLLQEANKEPPQIVNPIGHLPESLPTTDQGAPFTFLQPLPLSPGALSSTPDHSFTLELCSEVVISEEDRKPDSTAYVTVHPQCVKEEDAPSDNDSGICMSPDSYLGSPQHSPPTSRGSPNRSLLSPGAPGGSARPKPYDPPGEKMIAAKVKGEKLDKKLKKMEQNKTAATRYRQKKRAEQEALTGECKELEKKNEALKEKADSLAKEIQYLKDLIEEVRKARGKKRIP